In Ovis canadensis isolate MfBH-ARS-UI-01 breed Bighorn chromosome 15, ARS-UI_OviCan_v2, whole genome shotgun sequence, the genomic stretch caaaatatttaatcaaTCCTTGATCATCCTATTGTTTAGTTAGAGGTCAACTTCAGCCTAGAGAATGAactatatgatctttttaaaaggCGCATTCAGATCCAGCACATCAACTAGATTCAATCAGTTCATCTGGTCAATGTCTAATGCTTCAGGCATGATCCAAtgagagtgttcagttcagttcagttcagttgctaagttgtgtccaattctttccaaccccatggactgcagcatgccaggccttcctgtccattaccaactcccagagcttactcaaactcatgtccatcgagtcagtgatgccatccaaccatttcatcctctgtcatccccttctcctcccaccttcaatctttaccagcatcagggtcttttccagtgagtcagttctttgcatcacatgacgaagtattggagtttcagcttcagcatcagtcaagatgccatgatcttagttttctgaatgttgagttttaagccaactttttcactctcctctttcactttctttgagagaatctttagttcttcatcttctgccataatggtggtgtcatctgcatatctgagattattgatatttctcccaaaaatcttgattctagtgtgtacttcatccagcctggcattttgcatgatgtactctgcatataagttaaataagcagggtgacgatatgcagccttgatgtactcctttcccgatttggaaccagtctgttattccatgcccagttctaactgttacttcttgacctgcatacagatttctcagaaggcaggtcaggttgtctggtattcccctctctttaagaattttccacagtttgttgtgatccacacagtcaaagtctctggcatcatcaataaagcagaggtttttctggaactctcttgctttttcaatgatccaatggatgttggtaatttgatctgtggtgcctctgccttttctaaatccagcttgaacatctggaagttaatggttcatgtactgttgtagcctggcttggagaattttgagcattactttactagtgtgtgagatgagtgcaattcagtagtagtctgagcattctttagcattgtctttctttgacattgaaatgaaaactgaccttttccagtcctgtggtcactgctgagtatTCTAGATTTGCTGgcccttttacagcatcatcttttaggatttgaaatagcttaactggaatcccatcacctccactagctttgttcatagttatgcttcccaaggcccacttggcttcacattccagaatgtctgactctaggtcagACATGAATGGTGAATCAGATGGTGAatcacaccatcacgattatctgggtcatgaagatgttttctgTATAGCTCTTCAGTGtattgccacctgttcttaatatcttctgcttctgttaggtccctaccatttctgccctttattgtgcccatctttgcatgaaatagtcccttggtgtctctacttttcttaaagagatctctagtcttttccattctattgttttcctctatttctttgcattgatcactgaggaaggatcAGAGTGTAATGTCACATAATGAGAATGTAACATCACATATTCAACATAAGAGAATGTACATGTGATTGATctacaaaaaaacacaaattatcaACTATGATAAAGGAAATCTTACTTGTCCACTCATTTCTGATCTTACTTTTTCTGCCTACAGAGCAATTATATAACTGgtgtaccatgaacttccaaCAGCTAGTATGTTTTTTCTGAATGGCACTAGCCTCACTCCAATCTCATTCATCCTAAATGGCATCCCTGGCTTGGAAGAAGTGCATCTGTGGGTCTCCTTCCCTCTGTGTACCATGTATAGCATTGCAATCACAGGGAACTTTGGCCTTATGTATCTCATCTACTCTGAAGAAGCCTTACACAGACCAATGTACATCTTCCTAGCCCTTCTTTCCTTCACAGATGTTCTCATGTGCACCAGCACTCTTCCCAACACTCTGCATATTGTGGTTCAATCTCAAGGAGATTGATTTTAAGGCCTGCCTGGCCCAGATGTTCTTTGTGCACACCTTCACAGGGATGGAGTCTGGGGTGCTCATGCTCATGGTCCTGGACCGCTACGTGGCCATCTGCTACCCCTGCGCTATGCTACTATTCTCACTAATTCGGTCATTGCCAAGGCTGGGCTCCTTACTTTTCTTAGAGGTGTAATGCTTGTTatccctttcactttcctcacCAAACGCCTGCCATACTGCAGGGGCAATGTCATACTACATACCTACTGTGACCACATGTCTGTGGCCAAGATATCCTGTGGCAATGTTAAGGTCAATGCCATCTATGGTTTGATGGTTGCCCTCCTGATTGGGGGCTTTGACATCCTGTGCATCACAGTCTCCTACACCATGATCCTCCGGGCAGTGGTCAGCCTGTCCTCAGCAGAGGCTCGGCAGAAAGCCTTCAGCACCTGCACTGCACACATCTTTGCCATCGTCATTACCTATGTCCCAGCCTTCTTCACCTTCTTTACACATCGTTTTGGGGGATGCTCCATTCCTCCACACATACATATTATTATGGCTAATCTCTATCTACTCATGCCTCCTACAATGAATCCTATTGTGTATGGGATAAAAACCAAGCAGATACGAACATGTATCACTAGGTTCTTGCTTAAAGGAGAGGACAATCCTTCTCATAACATTTAATTAGAGTCTTCTGAGAAGTTCTCATAGTCAGCCCGAGGTCAATGGGGATGCCATTTTTTAATCAATGGGGAGTTctcaaaatgaaagcaaatatcTGGTCATGGGAAATATTTgttgtgatttttatctttaaactTCTCTTAAAAGGATACCACTATGTGCATGTAAGCAAAGGCCCTTTATTCTAAAATTTCATGTTCTCTAAAGCCTCTTTTATTCACAGGAGACTTCAAAGTTCAATTTATCTAATTTCATAGACTGACATTTTGCTCCTGAATGACAATCCACAAAACTTTGAGTTACTGTGTTGGATCATAAGAATTGgacctaaacattaaaaaaatttaagtccctGGCAAATGTAAGGTGTATTCATCAATGCCTATGCTTTTATTTACCTCATCATTCTCCTTCCAAcaccatttggagtttattcttattttccaatCCTTATCTGATGTTTTCTTGACTAAGTTTGTCAGCTGTGTATCCAGCAATGCATATGTATATTCACTAGAAAACTTATAAAAGGTATAAGGTGCATATTCAATACCTAGAAGCTATGTCCATTAACAtccagctgaataaataaataactgtggTCTGTTCAAACAAAATAtcaagtgaaagaaacaaaatcatacatatttatgattttatttatataaaattcaccaGCAGGAAAAATTCATTTGTGGTGTTAGAAATCAAGATGATATGTAACTTAGAGAACAAGGGTATAGGTAATGATTGGATAGGAAATGAGAGGGTGATTCTGAGGTGCCGTCAAGGCTTTAGCTCTTGACCTAAATGGTAATTACAAGGACTTGGTGAATTTTCATGAAGCTGTACACTTATGATGTATGCTCTTTTTTTGCacactttttatgttttaataaaaCACATCTTTAAAACAATATGTCTTGATTGTATTCACCCATCTCCCTAAACTGTGAAACGTTTTCTTCCTTACCTCCTATGCTGTCTATGGCTTACTTATTTTTTCTCTCAGAAGTGTGTTAAATTTAGTGCAAATATATGTACTTTTATACAAATTATATCAAACAACATAATCAAGATAATCAtaagaaacaaaagttaaaacTTTTGTCTTGAACACCCTTTATTTTAACTCATAACCACAtcttcatttccattttcttgacTGGGatagaagaaggaggagaaggggacaatagaggttaagatagttggatggcattaccgattcggtggacatgaatttgagcaagcttggggagctggtgatggacagggaagtctggcatgatgcagtccatggggtcgcaaaaagttggacatgactgagagactgaactgaactgactgggatAATCTCatataaataattaaagaaattgaCTTGAGTTAACTTATTTAAATTAGTGTGTAATTCACTGAGAATTTACTtgtcctttaaaaaattgtttttctgagCTCTAAGTGGCATAAGGCATTGTATAAGTTGAAAATATATGACATGTATTACTAAAACTCCaggatttatttatctattttttccacGTTCATACTCTTAAGCAACATTAACCCAAATCCCCCATACCCCAAactctggtaaccaccattctactatCAGTTTTCATGAATCTGGCTTTTTCCGATGTCACATGCAAGTGATACAAAACAGTAATTATCTTTCTGTATCTAACTAATCTCATCTAGCATAATtccttcaagattcatccatcttGTCGCAAGTgaccagatttctttctttcttctgttgtgAGTATATATAAATTGAAGTGATCAATAAAAAATACCTGTGAtcctgatatatttttaaaattacatatacatGAAAGTAAAGAGACACAAAATCCTAATAGCATGCATTTTCTTGCTGTTGATAGTATgtactatttaaaaatgtttttattgctgcatttttctctttttaaattgagaataatgttttagAATTCAGAATAAAAACAACTAAGCACATTATaaaatcacacacatatatattttgatttatgTTTAATCGCCTTAGGTAAGAATTTCCAACTTGTCATCCTAAACGCTGGATATTTGTACCATAGGAATTACTTTCTGGACTTCTCTCATTCTGGAACCAGCTCATTGgggtttattttttccaaatatttgaaacTTTGTATCATGCCCTCCCTTAGGTTCTATGGTCTTTGGGGATTTAAGCCCTGTTTCACTTTGAGACTTGGGAGTCCTAAGGATGTGAGATTACACCTGTTTCCCGTGGGAAGTCTGCTAGACTAAGCATTTCAGATCTGTGGTCTATAAGGTGAAACCAGGGTGCTACCATCATGTACACTCCTGAGCCCTCTCCTTGGCATGAGCACCTTTCACATTCCTTTTCGTCTGGATCTACCGTGTGGGTAAGGTAATGCCTTTCAGATTCTAGGCTTATGACAAAACATTGTCTTGTTTCATTCTACTGTGTCATCACAGGCATAGAGGGCTTTGCCCTACAGAGTAGGTTATTTGGTTATTCCTTGGTCAGGGAAAACTTAGGAAGAACATAATCCACCTTCAAAGGAGAGATAGTACTACAAGGAATGTGTGCTCTTTTGTGGGTAGGAGAAAGACTGACTCTCTCAAAACCTTTAGAGTGGAgagaatcctttttaaaaaaattcacatcTATAAACTATGGCATAATGGCAGAGACAGAGAATTAGACACTAATAACTCTAAGATGACTTATATCAGGGAAGATAAACAGGTACATACCTTTCCCTTGAAGTCACTAGCTCAAGCTTCCCCATCACCTTTCCTTTCTTTAGTTCAGTCATACAACTTGCAGTCATCCAATCTGATttcaatttgcttattttttaaaatccagatgctaTCTTCATTCACGGGTAAAAGAGGGAGTAGATTTGGCCCATGTATTAAAACAGCACACAGGTCAGTAAAGGTATATGATAAACATAAAAGAACTTCTGGTACAGGTCTGCAGGTTATCATCATCTTGAAAAAGGGGGTAAAATGTGAGGGTAGCAGACggtgactttctttctttatttatttctttttactttattttactttacaatactgtattggttttgccatacatcagcatgaatccgtcACAGGCGTACACTGTGACTTtcaagtaaagaatctgttttgaATAAAGAAAGGGGTTGTATTTCATCAGCATTTAGTATAGAGAGCACAAAATTCTGTATCTTTTGGCAAATTTTAAACATATTGGAGCTTGGCTAGATAGAGCGGTTAtcattgcattcagttcagttcagttcagttcagttgctcagtcgtgtctgactctttgcgaccccatgaattgcagtacccaggcctccctgtccatcaccaactcccggagttcactcagactcacgtccattgagtcggtgatgccatccaaccatctcatcctctgtcgtccccttttcctccggcccccaatccctcccagcatcagagtcttttccaatgagtcaactcttcgcatgaggtggccaaggtactggagtttcagcttcagcatcattccctccaaagaaatcccagggctcatctccttcagaatggactgcttggatctccttgcagtccaagggactctcaagagtcttctccaacattacagttcaaaagtatcaattctttggcgctcagccttcttcacagtccaactctcacattcatacatgaccactgaaaaaaccgtagccttaactagatggacctttgttggcaaagtaatgtctctgcttttcaattgctatctaagttggtcacaacttttcttccaaggagtaagcgtcttttaatttcatggctgcaagcaccatctgcagtgattgtggagcccaaaaaataaagtctgacactgcttccactgtttccccatctatttcccatgaagtgatgggaccggatgcattgatctttgttttctgaatgttgagctttaagccaactttttcactctcctctttcactttcatcaagaggctttttagttcctcttcactcactgccataagggtggtgtcatctgcatatctgaggttcttgatatttctcccggcaatcttgattccagctgtgcttcttccagcgcagcatttcttgtgatatactctgcatataagttaaaaaaacagggtgacagtatacagccttgacgtactccttttcctatatggaaccagtctgttgttccatgtccagttctaactgttgcttcctgacctgcatacagatttctcaagaggcaggtcaggtggtctggtattcccatctctttcagaattttccacagtttattgtgatccacagtgtcaaaagctttggcatagtcaataaagcagaaatagatgtgtttctggaactctcttgctttttccatgatccagcagatgttggcaatttgatctctggttcctctgcctttttttaaaaaaaattttatttttactttattttactttacagtactgtattggttttgccatacattgacatgaatccaccacgggtgtacatgcgttcccaaacatgaacccccctcccacctaaaaccagtttgaacatctggaatttcacggatcacgtattgctgaagcctggcttggagaattttgagcattactttattagcgtgtgagatgagtgcaattgagtggtagtttgagcattttttggcgttgcctttctttgggattggaatgaaaactgacctttcccagtcctaaGGAATCTAATTAAATTCAAAGatgaatttaaataataaataagcaaatatatttaaataggtAAATAGTACTGCTGCTTCTTGTTTCTGTAGACATAGATGAATATGAGTTGGTATGCAAATTGGCTGCTTATGCACAAGGTAAACCTAAAATAGCCAGAGGAGGCACAGAAGACCCTTATGCTAAATGCTGAAGGGTGCATTGCCTAGCACTTGGTGGATGCTTAatgaaatttctaaaaaatttaacaaatggAAGTGTTTAATTTAAATTCcatattgaatattcattgtcaATGATAGCATTGTGTATCACTAAAAAAGTAAATTTGATacttcaagaaaaacatttagaataagaataacaaaaaatgaaattatctcAGAGAACCTAGAACTTTCTTTTCTggattcagctttttttttttttttgacattccTCTGCAAAGGATCATGGAAAGGATTCTTCATATGCCTGCCAGAATTTTAGTCTGTGTCTCAGAATCTAAATTCCTAAAAATCGCTGTCCTGGGCCATCTCTAAAGAAACAGcataaaggttttttaaaaattgaaaagcatGCCTTCTTAGGTCCTAAGCAGTACATGATTCATTCTGATTTTCAGGGGATGGGCACTGAGGTCAAACAATAATCTGAATATGCCTGTTTTCCATATAAACAGCCAGAGGCAGCAATGGGTACTGCATACTATTTTCAACAAATGGCTGCCTAGTGCAGGATGAGGCAACAGGAGAAGCAGCAATAACATTAGTCCCTGTACTTTCCATCAGGTCCTGCAGGCTTAGACTTCTGGATCATGTAATGGCATGTATTATCATCAAGAAGGGAAAGTGAGGTGGTATTGTATAGCACAACACGATGTGGAATGCTTTTTGTAGTGCCGTGTGCTGCATTGCCTCTTTCACTGAAAAAAAGCTCAGTGCAAGATCAAAAATACACTTTGAGGTGGATCTCTCTTCCTGTGATTTAGTCACTGTACTTCCAATACTTTTCTCTATTCTGTCTCCTTAATGCTTCCCTAGAATTACAGGCAAAAATAAGGAAGTGGGAGAGATTCCGGGTAAGTCTGAATAGTATTTGTAACCAATTTACCTTCACCTTTGAAAGAGAAAGTATGGATCATCCCACAATCATCCCACAACACAGTCCTCTTGTTCTTTGCATAGAAGATGACTGGGATGCTGGGCAAGGAGAAATTTTAAGAAGCAGGATATGTAGAGCTTCCTAGTTTGAAACACAGAGGCTCATATTCCTCCAGAGAAAACAAGCcaataaacaaacacaaaaacaaataaatgagaaaataaatcattgATCCACAACTTGTTAGCTTTTGTAAAGGATTTGTTTTAGTGAAACAGACATGAAGTCTGAGATAGAAAAACCTAGATTTCACTTTGAATTAATCacttatgtttcagttcagttcagttgctcagtcgtgtctgactctttgtgaccccatggactgcagcatgccaggtctccctgtctatcaccaactcgcagagttcacccaaactcatgcccattgagtcagtgatgccatccaatcatctcatcctctgttgtcccctcttctcctgccttcaatctttcccagtatcagggtcttttcaaatgagtcagttctttgcatcaggtggccaaagtattggagtttcagcttcagcatcagtctttccaatgaacgctcaggaccgatctcctttaggatggactagttggatctccttgcagtccaagggactctcaagagtcttctccaacatcacagttcaaaagcatcaattcttcggcgctcagccttcttcacagtccagctctcactgactattggaaaaaccatagccttgactagacggacctttgtcagcaaagtaatgtctctgctttttaatatgctctctaggttggtcataactttccttccaaggagcaagagtcttttaatttcatggctgcaatcaccatctgcagtgattttggagccccccaaaatatagtcagccactgtttccactatttccccatctatttgccattaagtgatgggaccagatgtcatgatcttagttttctgaatgttgagctttaagccaacttttcactgtcctctttcgctttcattaacaggccctttagttcttcttcgctttgtGTCATAAGgatatctgcatatctaaggttattgatatttatcccagcaatcttaattccagtttatgcttcatccagaccagcgtttctcatgaggcaagCAAATTAAACATCCTGATCCTGTCCTTGGGTCAGGGAATTTAATGAGAGTAACTTACCCTGGACTCTGTGATGGCTGGTTCTTTTTGAAGCAAGTGACATTCTGTCTCAGTATTCAAAGAAGATATATCAGGAAAGCTATATGGTGGATAGGTTTTCAAGTAAGGGAAGTAAATTGAACAAAGTCAACGTAGGCTAGAGGTATATGCTGTAGTTTAAATTTTCAAGTGATCACTAAAGTTTAAGCATGAAATGCTAAGTTATGGGATACTGTGATCATATAATACATCATCCAAAAGAGGATACTCTTGGGTGCTTaaggaatggaaagaaataacatgggaaagagaagataaaaagtaAAGTTAACTTTATTTAATCATATAGCTCTATATTCAAATTGAAAAGGAGACTTTGAAGATTACCAAGTAGGATTAAAATGTCTTCAAAAGTATCTATAGAATGTATttgctttgaaaaatacaaaaggtTATGCAAATAAATGAGTGGATATAGCCGGTGGTCTTTAAAAGACAGCTAAGAGTGGTAataggaaggactgatattaaaattatttctggaTTAAAAATACAACTTTTCACCTGTCTAAGGATAGAATACAAATAATATATGTGCTGAGATGACCTGGACAAAGTAAGAAGTAAGATACTTTGAGttataaggaaatatatatatccaAGATAAGCTAGAGGCACATCTGAGGAGGTCATAAAGACGTTGGTAGATCGTGTGTTAGACATCATTATCTAAAAATCAGAACTCAGTAATGGAGCTTATTTTGCCATGGGTTAGAGGCTGAAATGATTTAGTCTTGGACATGAAGAACTTTAAGTGTCTGTGGGAATTTAAGATGGAAATATCTAGTATGCATTTAGAAGGGATACTCATGAATTGTGACATAGATTGCTTATATATTACTTGTCTGAAAACTATGTTAGTTACACTTGAGGTTATGAATCTAGTTTTGCTTGATATTCAACattattctggagaaggcaatgtcaacacactcgagtactcttgcctggacaatcccatggatggaggagcctggtaggctgcagcccatggagtcagtgaGAGTCggaagtgactgagtgacttcactttcgcttttcactttcatgcattggaaaaggaaataacaacccactccagtattcttgcctggagaatcccagggacgggggagcctggtgggctgctgtctatggggtagcacaaagttggacactactgaagcaacttagcagcagcagcagcagcaacattattCAATCTTTCTCTACCTCAGTATCTTCTTTTATTTGCtgacaaaacaaaaactacaatTTTGCAATTGTGGCtctaaaattacatttatattgtttataaaactttaaaaatattctgtaatatttatttattcaataaactgTGCATTTTCATAATCACTATTATTCAAAATTGTTGGTACtgttataaacataattttatgcCAAACTGAAGTCTACATTCTCAAGGATGATCTAaactaaatttatatatatatattttgtttcttcttctagGGTACAAActtacagatggaaaaaatagAGTCTCTTTATTGAATTAGTTATGGTGGTTTCCAACAATTCATGTGTGCCccccaaatattttattcttaatggaattcctggtctggaaagagTACATGTATGGATCTCCCTCCCATTCTGCACAATGTATATCATCTCCCTTGTGGGAAACCTTGGCCTTGTGTATCTCATTCATCATGAGGAGTCCTTACATCATCCAATGTATTTTTTCCTGGCAATGCTCTCCCTCGTTGATCTCTTTACCTGTACCACTACTCTACCCAATGCACTCTGCATCTTCTGGTTCAATCTCAAGGAAATTAACTTCAATGCTTGTTTAGTCCAGATGTTCTTTGTCCATGGGTTCACAGGTGTGGAGTCTGGAGTGCTCATGCTCATGGCTCtggaccgctatgtggccatttGCTACCCACTGCGCTATGCTACCATACTCACTAACCCTATCTTTGCCAAAGCTGGACTTGTCACCTTCCTGAGGGGTGCATTGCTGATGATTCCTTTTCCATTCTTGGTTAAGCGTTTGCCCTTCTGCCGAAGCAATATTATCTCCCATACATATTGTGATCACATGTCAGTGGTGAAGTTATCCTGCGCCAGTATCAAGGTCAATGTCATCTATGGTCTGGTGGTTGCCCTCCTGATTGGAGTGTTTGATATCTGCTGTATATCTGTATCGTACACTATGATCCTTCGGGCAGTGGTCAGTCTCTCCTCAGCAGATGCTCGGCAGAAAGCCTTCAGCACCTGCACTGCCCATATATCTGCCATTATTGTCACTTATGTTCCagcatttttcactttctttactcaCCGTTTTGGAGGACACAGTATTCCCTCTTCTCTTCACATCATTGTGGCTAATCTTTATCTTCTTCTTCCCCCCAACTCTCAACCCCATTGTTTACGGGGTAAAGACAAAACAGATTCGAGACAATGTCATAAAGCTCTTGCAGGGTGTGAAAAGCGCAAGTACTCAGGACAATTGAAATGAGATGGAATAAAGATGAATGGAAAACAACAAAGAAGAAACTCATGTGTGATAGTGTGTCTTTTCTATGATCTATGTTTTTTGCAACTACAGTGGGAGAAGTTACAGATAATTCTGGATTTATATTCCAGTGACTCccatgtttttttcctctatcgtTAGTTTGAACCAAGTCATTGATATTGGTTCATTACAACTTTCCTCTTAATGTATTCATGTAGGATACTGTCTTAACCTTTTGAGAGTTAAGTGTCTTGTTTGTGATTATATCTTCCT encodes the following:
- the LOC138420991 gene encoding LOW QUALITY PROTEIN: olfactory receptor 52N5-like (The sequence of the model RefSeq protein was modified relative to this genomic sequence to represent the inferred CDS: deleted 1 base in 1 codon), producing the protein MVVSNNSCVPPKYFILNGIPGLERVHVWISLPFCTMYIISLVGNLGLVYLIHHEESLHHPMYFFLAMLSLVDLFTCTTTLPNALCIFWFNLKEINFNACLVQMFFVHGFTGVESGVLMLMALDRYVAICYPLRYATILTNPIFAKAGLVTFLRGALLMIPFPFLVKRLPFCRSNIISHTYCDHMSVVKLSCASIKVNVIYGLVVALLIGVFDICCISVSYTMILRAVVSLSSADARQKAFSTCTAHISAIIVTYVPAFFTFFTHRFGGHSIPSSLHIIVANLYLLLPPTLNPIVYGVKTKQIRDNVIKLLQGVKSASTQDN
- the LOC138420475 gene encoding LOW QUALITY PROTEIN: olfactory receptor 52N1-like (The sequence of the model RefSeq protein was modified relative to this genomic sequence to represent the inferred CDS: inserted 3 bases in 2 codons); this translates as MFFLNGTSLTPISFILNGIPGLEEVHLWVSFPLCTMYSIAITGNFGLMYLIYSEEALHRPMYIFLALLSFTDVLMCTSTLPXTLCILWFNLKEIDFKACLAQMFFVHTFTGMESGVLMLMVLDRYVAICYPXRYATILTNSVIAKAGLLTFLRGVMLVIPFTFLTKRLPYCRGNVILHTYCDHMSVAKISCGNVKVNAIYGLMVALLIGGFDILCITVSYTMILRAVVSLSSAEARQKAFSTCTAHIFAIVITYVPAFFTFFTHRFGGCSIPPHIHIIMANLYLLMPPTMNPIVYGIKTKQIRTCITRFLLKGEDNPSHNI